Proteins encoded by one window of Methanomicrobiales archaeon:
- a CDS encoding 50S ribosomal protein L40e has protein sequence MARFPEAEARLLNVKICMRCNARNALRATHCRKCGYTHLRPKNKERKA, from the coding sequence TTGGCACGATTTCCAGAAGCTGAGGCACGACTGCTGAACGTCAAGATATGCATGCGCTGCAACGCCCGCAACGCGTTGCGGGCAACGCACTGCCGCAAGTGCGGCTATACCCACCTCCGCCCCAAGAACAAAGAGCGCAAGGCCTAG
- a CDS encoding 30S ribosomal protein S27ae, producing MAAKRSGYYTIKDGKAQLSRKHCPRCGAGVLLAEHEDRAACGKCGYTEFKK from the coding sequence ATGGCGGCGAAGCGTTCGGGGTACTACACGATCAAGGACGGGAAGGCTCAACTGTCCCGGAAACACTGCCCCCGCTGCGGTGCCGGGGTGCTGCTGGCAGAGCACGAGGATCGCGCCGCCTGCGGCAAGTGCGGCTATACGGAATTCAAGAAATAA
- the rdgB gene encoding RdgB/HAM1 family non-canonical purine NTP pyrophosphatase — protein sequence MRLAVVTSNAHKAREVAAYFEGILEVEHIPLECPEFRDDDVGEIARGKARFAYSALSRPLIVDDTAFYVRALKGFPGPYAAYVLDTIGKEGILKLLEGVDDRDARFETAIAYADADGIRIFRGVLEGRIVPPRGSGGFGYDPIVEWEGRTLAELPLAEKSRISHRARALSAFRDWLLPRIGAGG from the coding sequence GTGAGGCTCGCCGTTGTGACGAGCAACGCCCACAAGGCGCGGGAGGTGGCGGCGTACTTCGAGGGTATCCTGGAGGTGGAGCATATCCCGCTGGAGTGCCCCGAGTTCCGGGACGACGATGTGGGCGAGATCGCGCGGGGGAAGGCGCGGTTTGCGTATTCCGCCCTCTCGCGGCCGCTGATCGTGGACGATACCGCATTCTATGTCCGCGCCCTGAAGGGGTTTCCCGGCCCCTACGCCGCCTACGTCCTGGACACCATCGGGAAAGAGGGGATCCTGAAGCTCCTGGAGGGTGTGGACGACCGGGACGCCCGCTTCGAGACGGCGATCGCGTACGCCGATGCCGACGGCATCCGCATCTTCCGCGGCGTGCTCGAGGGGCGGATCGTGCCCCCCCGGGGGAGCGGGGGGTTCGGCTACGATCCGATCGTCGAGTGGGAGGGGCGGACCCTCGCCGAGCTGCCCCTTGCCGAGAAGAGCCGCATCTCCCACCGGGCGCGGGCCCTCTCGGCGTTCCGTGACTGGCTCCTGCCCCGGATCGGGGCGGGGGGCTGA
- a CDS encoding 30S ribosomal protein S24e, translating into MDFEIQSDVRNELLNRREIEYVLTYAGATPSRAQVRGKLAAILNLNENLVVIDSLKTRFGAMELEGTARIYDSEMSRDRTEPKYLMARGVPKKAEEGA; encoded by the coding sequence ATGGATTTTGAGATACAAAGCGACGTTCGGAATGAGCTGCTGAACCGCAGGGAGATAGAGTACGTCCTGACCTACGCGGGTGCCACCCCGTCCCGCGCCCAGGTGCGGGGCAAGCTGGCGGCGATCCTGAACCTGAACGAGAACCTGGTGGTCATCGACTCCCTGAAGACCCGCTTCGGGGCGATGGAGCTCGAGGGCACGGCGCGGATCTACGACTCCGAGATGAGCCGGGACAGGACGGAGCCGAAGTACCTGATGGCACGCGGTGTTCCCAAGAAGGCCGAAGAGGGTGCATGA
- a CDS encoding bifunctional N(6)-L-threonylcarbamoyladenine synthase/serine/threonine protein kinase, giving the protein MPVQGQVLGIEGTAWNISAALFDRDLVSIHSRPYQPPTGGIHPREAAQHHAAVMKDLICRVLKDADTIAAVAFSQGPGLGPCLRTAATAARSLALALDVPLVGVNHCVAHVEIGCWATGCRDPVTLYVSGANTQVLGFLNGRYRIFGETLDIGLGNALDKFARSKGLRHPGGPAIEACAREGRYVELPYTVKGMDLAFSGLVSAAKECRAPLPDVCAGLQETAFAMCVEVTERALAHAGKDEVLLVGGVGANARLQEMLAIMCEERGASFHVPERLYLGDNGAMIAYTGRIMLEHGNVLPIERSHVNPGYRADEVEVNWKEEAGVFAPRKEVDRARGAEAVVEIGETAVAKRRVGKTYRVPALDRRLIAERTRAEARTISAARRSGVPTPILRDITEDTIWMERVEGDLLKYALSPHAVWEAGRIVGRLHAAGIVHGDLTTSNMILRDGQIVLIDFGLAQVTSEIESRGVDIHVFFQTLESTAPDAGDLKRAFAEGYAETFAGAAEVVRREQEIERRGRYL; this is encoded by the coding sequence ATGCCTGTACAGGGCCAGGTGCTGGGTATCGAAGGCACGGCATGGAACATCAGTGCCGCTCTTTTTGACAGAGACCTGGTATCGATCCACTCCCGCCCCTACCAGCCTCCGACGGGCGGCATCCATCCCCGCGAGGCGGCCCAGCATCATGCCGCGGTGATGAAGGATCTGATCTGCCGCGTGCTGAAGGACGCGGATACCATCGCCGCCGTGGCGTTCTCGCAGGGGCCGGGGCTGGGCCCCTGCCTGCGGACCGCCGCCACCGCCGCCCGCTCGCTCGCCCTCGCGCTGGACGTGCCCCTGGTCGGGGTGAACCACTGTGTCGCGCACGTGGAGATCGGCTGCTGGGCGACCGGCTGCCGCGATCCCGTCACCCTCTACGTCAGCGGGGCCAACACCCAGGTGCTCGGGTTCCTGAACGGCCGTTACCGCATCTTCGGGGAGACGCTGGACATCGGGCTCGGGAACGCTCTCGACAAGTTCGCCCGGAGCAAGGGTCTCCGCCATCCCGGGGGGCCGGCGATCGAGGCGTGCGCACGGGAGGGGCGTTACGTCGAGCTGCCCTATACGGTGAAGGGGATGGATCTCGCCTTCTCGGGGCTCGTGAGCGCCGCCAAGGAGTGCCGGGCCCCGCTCCCGGACGTCTGCGCCGGGCTCCAGGAGACGGCGTTCGCGATGTGCGTCGAGGTGACGGAGCGGGCCCTGGCTCATGCGGGCAAGGACGAGGTGCTGCTGGTGGGCGGCGTGGGGGCGAACGCCCGCCTGCAGGAGATGCTCGCGATCATGTGCGAAGAGCGGGGAGCCTCCTTCCACGTCCCCGAACGGCTCTACCTGGGGGACAACGGGGCGATGATCGCCTATACCGGGCGGATCATGCTCGAGCACGGGAACGTGCTCCCGATCGAGCGCTCCCACGTCAACCCGGGGTACCGCGCCGACGAGGTGGAGGTGAACTGGAAGGAGGAGGCGGGCGTCTTCGCCCCCCGGAAGGAGGTGGACCGTGCCCGAGGCGCCGAGGCGGTCGTGGAGATCGGGGAGACGGCCGTCGCCAAGCGGCGGGTGGGCAAGACCTACCGCGTTCCGGCGCTGGACCGGCGGCTCATCGCGGAGCGGACGCGGGCGGAGGCCCGGACCATCTCGGCCGCCCGCCGCAGCGGCGTGCCCACGCCGATCCTGCGGGACATCACGGAGGACACGATCTGGATGGAGCGGGTGGAGGGCGACCTCCTGAAGTACGCCCTCTCCCCGCACGCCGTGTGGGAGGCCGGGCGGATCGTCGGGCGTCTGCACGCTGCCGGCATCGTCCACGGCGACCTGACCACGAGCAACATGATCCTCCGCGACGGGCAGATCGTCCTGATCGACTTCGGGCTGGCCCAGGTCACCTCCGAGATCGAGAGCCGCGGGGTGGATATCCACGTCTTCTTCCAGACGCTGGAGAGCACGGCGCCGGATGCCGGGGACCTCAAGCGGGCGTTCGCGGAGGGCTACGCGGAGACGTTTGCGGGTGCGGCGGAGGTGGTCCGCCGCGAGCAGGAGATCGAGCGGCGGGGGCGCTACCTGTGA